In Solenopsis invicta isolate M01_SB chromosome 1, UNIL_Sinv_3.0, whole genome shotgun sequence, one genomic interval encodes:
- the LOC105203759 gene encoding uncharacterized protein LOC105203759, with translation MKIHRRGKDCLMTLGDRLCYVSSSWITFVTKCFSDRKRKGLYVTVSAMPLRSPDVSSRDNLNALTQSEERRRTGRYVAGGTALAVMLLALHHLFLRGTSTIAGVCVPTIIMASYLIWVLYSARRDRRKALRFATAMQLTEVISVPSKSTSDAICKDAKSDDNFERNPSNPYKSRNTRENPVFSDKDEV, from the exons ATGAAAATTCATCGGCGCGGCAAAGACTGTCTTATGACACTCGGCGACAGACTGTGCTACGTATCATCGAGCTGGATCACCTTTGTGACAAAGTGCTTTTCAGATCGAAAGCGGAAAGGACTGTATGTCACTGTCAGTGCCATGCCGCTTAGATCGCCGGACGTTTCGTCGAGGGACAACCTAAATGCTCTCACACAATCG GAGGAACGTCGACGCACCGGAAGATACGTCGCTGGTGGAACGGCTCTCGCAGTTATGCTACTCGCACTGCATCATCTGTTTCTGCGGGGTACGTCCACCATAGCGGGGGTGTGCGTACCGACTATCATAATGGCATCGTACCTAATCTGGGTGTTATACTCTGCCCGCAGAGACAGGCGGAAG GCGTTAAGGTTCGCCACGGCGATGCAGCTCACTGAAGTCATTAGTGTCCCTTCCAAATCTACATCCGACGCTATTTGCAAAGATGCCAAGAGCGACGACAACTTTGAGAGAAATCCGTCGAATCCCTACAAATCAAGGAACACTCGAGAAAATCCAGTTTTCTCCGACAAAGATGAAGTGTGA